Within the Bombyx mori chromosome 24, ASM3026992v2 genome, the region AAGACGACTCTGAGAACCCTGTGAATACCAAAAGAAAAGCACAGGATGACAAATCAAACTACTATGACATCGAAGACAGAGTATTGTATGTCAAATTGGATGAGTGTGagcattaatttattattataagatttttattggcATTTTTGGCaacaactttttactggtggtaggacctctggtgagtccgctcgggtatgTACCTCCGCCCTGccaatttcagccgtgaagcagtaatgtgtttcggtttgaagggtggggcagccattctaactatacttgagaccttagaacttatatctcaaggtggggggtggcgcatttacgtcgtagatgtctaagggctccagtaactacacaacaccaggtgggctgtgagctcgtccacccatataagcaataatttttttttttaaaaatgtattaatctTTAGTGTCCCTGAATTTGGTAGTGATCTATCAAGAcctatacagtcaaaatctgttataacgacatcgaagggactgctcatattcagtcgtaaaaaccgatagtcgtaacaaccggtgatggtTAATGTGTATCgcgcaagtacaaacaaatcgatagggaattattggaaaaatatatttagataatacgcgatttttcttcaatattaatttgttttatttttctttgcgacattttgaaagtttcatgaataactccacaaagtttgaGTGCGTCtcgtgtatagataagtaacaaactaactgaagagatatgaagaggcgggctttgactctactgcatgcgcgtattttgtttctaagaagtataaaataccctacactaaactaaatcctattgttttctttcctgattttaatagccattgaagacaaatgtggatacctattcaaattgtgtACAATATaacttagccggtcgttctaacagatcaaattctccgaaatattagttaaatgtggtcgtttcatgaggtatgtcgttattaccaatgttgtataaagcaatgtttttaataagggggtcatatagcattcagccgggacctttgttcttggttattataaccggcatgttgttctaaacgatgtcgcagtaaacggttttgactgtatttacCAAAGCCTTGATAACAAAGGAATGTTGTGATTCTTTAATCGTAAATCCACTGCCCTGTTTTGAAGTGCATAGTGTGTATACAAATTTCAATCTGTTTTgactaatattaaattttttagtatCAAAAACGTAGGTAGTACTCAAATCCTCATACTGAATTATAATAGTTTCAGGGAAACAAACTGTGGTGCCAAAGTCAGAAGTCCTTGAGATGGATAGTCAAGAAATTGAGGAAATGATGCAGAATAATGATTTACCTGGGAGAGGAGTGTATGAGGAAGTGGAATATTTAGATGAAGAATTCACTGATAATGGTGAACAGGGTTAGATATGTTTAATCATGCATTATTAAAGAAGACATTAAAAGTTGCATTTTGTAAACTGTCCACCAGAATATTTTCTGTGTTAGGTATTTACTCTAACTGGAAACTCATTGCTACTCTTTGGAAGGGTGTTGGATATATGATGGATAAACAAACCGGTTTTACTCATCTCTCGCAGGAACAGATGTAACGAAATAGCTTCAAAAATAAACAGTACTTTAGTACTAATAATTTTAACACTTTTTCATTGCATCAAACCAAACATTAATAGAATGTCTTTAGTCTATACGTATTCTAAGGTGATCGTTTTGTTAATATTAGCACCAAATAACGTAATGAAATAATGTACCTTTCGTGTTTTTCGTCTcaataaaatgctttttttgttttcctagaAAAAAAGGTAAAATCAGTTAGAACATCCCGGAAACGGGCCAAGAAACTTCCTGGAGCTGAACACAATGAAGAACAACTTGGGTACAAAGAGGAGGATCTGAAAAGTGGTGTGGAAGCAGTCAGAAACAACAGGATGTCTAGATTAGAAGCAGTAGCATTCTATAACCTTTCGTTAAAGACTTTGGATGCCAAATTGAACATGCATGAGAAAAGTGAGTGTTTTGCGTTAATTCATTTTCTTACAGTTTCTTAtttgtaccaatttttataaacaCACCTTTCAGGTAAAAGGAAATCTGTATCCAGGAAGAAATCCTTAGTGGTGGTGGAAAATGAAGAAGCCTTGACAGAAGTTCGTCAGGATGATAAAATTGGATTCGAGAAAGGCACATATGTAGAAATAGAGTATTTAGAAGAAGATGCTGCTGATAATGTTCAAGAAGGTGAGACATATTTAAATCTACAGATTTAGGACCACAGTGCAGGGCTCTAAGTACAATAGGTGACATTTTTTCTGAACTATATCACCAGAGAGCTTTGACAAATGTTTCTTCAAAAGGAAGAGCTCTGACAGTCACCACCTTTAGACTAGTAGACGTATCATAATCTGCCTACAAAAGTCACTAAAGAATGAGATTTATTTTATGTCAAATTAAGGATATCCAAAAATGGGATAAGTACTTAGACAACCATCATTCATTATCCTGTAATTGTGTAATTCATTAATGTGATGTCTATGAATTCCTGTAAACAATCCACTTGAGCTGAACGGAGAGTATGCATATCTACAACATGAGACAACTGCTAAACGATATTGAACATtagtaagtattattattttgcagAAAACGATGTGAAACCAGTGGCCAATGTAACCCGGAAGTGGCCCAAGAAACTACCCCGGGCTGAACGTAACAAAAGATACCTTCAGTACACCGAGGATGATCTCCGGAACGCAGTGGACGAcgtcaaaaacaataaaatgactAGACTAGAAGCAGCAGAGTTCTATAAAGTTCCAAGGAAGACATTAGATGCTAAATTAAGAACGGAGGACGAAAGTGAGTGAAATAGATAGATTATTGCACAAATTTTTGTTCCAATTTGCGACACAGGGAAagattaacggccgtctggtgtagtggtaagtgacatggtcactacacaagggggttgcgggttcaaatcccgccaagggaagatatttttatgataaatataaaatttcttccagggttatggatgtatattataaatatatgtatatgtataataaaaatcttacatttatttccgttatctggtacctgtaacacaatgtctttacgaacttagcacggtaccagttaacgtggcgtgattgttagtaaatatatatttatttattttatttatatcattcgACCTTCCATGCAACGACAGTCGTATActtttaatgataatgataaattGTAACTCTTTCCAGGCATAGACCCAGCTCGCGAAGAAATGTATAAATTCATAAAGGAAATAAAAGAGATATTGACGTTCACGAATGCGACGCCTTACAGAAGCAAAATGACGACCTTCAGCTGCGCCTACTGCACCGAAGTCTATTTCCACGCGGCGGACGAACTCCGCAACCACACGCGTATGAACCACATCGACGAGCGAACGAAGAAGGTCGACCTCATGATGAGACCTCACTCGATGAATGAAACCTTGAAATTAGACATAAACAACCTCATGTGTGTGGTCTGTTGCATCCCGATCAACGACTGGAACGATATGTTCaggcatttaaaaaatacacatggAACAGTCTTCACGTATGCCCACAAACGGCTCATTCCATACATATTGAACCAGGAGCCTGACTGCGTGCTCTGCAAGCAACACTTCACGAACTACGTCCAGCTCGACGTCCACATGAACAGCCACTACGACAACTACGTCTGTGACGATTGCGGCCAGACCTTCATATCGGCTGCCAGGCTAAAGAATCACTCCAAGAAGCACGATTTAGGGAAATACTCGTGCAAATACTGCAACAAAGTGTTTACTCTAAAACATTACGTCAAGAAGCACGAGGCAGTCGTGCACAAATCTAAAGTGCACTACAAGTGTTACCATTGCCCGGAGAGACTGCCAAGCGATAAGGAGAGGAAAGAGCACATTGAAGCTAACCACAGGGAGAAAGTTAAGGAGATAACCTGCGATATTTGTGGCAAGATATTCAATTGGCGTCAGTATTACATTGGGCATCTGAGGAAAGTCCACGGTGATAGGAAGTACGCATGTACAGCTTGTGATAAAAAGTTTGCTCAGCGTGATGACCTAAAAAGACACATTGAGGCAAGACACAAGGGACTACAGCGGATCAAGAACCACATATGTCCGGTTTGCGACAAGAGATATTCCTCGAAATCGGCGCTAGTGACTCACTTCAGAATTCACTCGAATGACGATGAAAAAATTGTCGAAgctgataaaatatttaaataaagtaatgttaaatagtgtttgacatttaaattttctatactAATTGTCTTTTTGAGTAGTAGTTTTAATTCTGTTGCATAATTTTTTAGGTTTATTTCACACCCCAACAAATGTAATAGTGTCTTGGGGCTTAACATACCATCAGTGTTTGATCAAACAACGCTAGAAAATTATACGGttatatttgatttttgttttttttttctaattagcCTTTTTTTTTGCCTGTGCCTACTACATGTGGTTGCGATCCTCAGTAGGTAGGGAACGATAGTAGAAAAATACCTACTCCGAGGCTACTAGAGCCTCGAGAGGTTATACTAGCTTTACCAGATGTATAgctgagctcacagggctcagccCAGCGAATttactaacattagccctagtaAAGATagagcttcgctgaatctaccaccggattggaatggTGACACAGAAAATCCGGCCacaaattcagtgggctgtgtccgtaGGAGTTAACGTAGGCATACAtacatcctggcaggcgatgctcgacttctgcgagtccactatctcgcagaaggaggcggcggaacgggagagggagagctcttcttccctctcggctccgtgtcgccgccgccgccaagctgggggtcggaggagggcgtttgtccagctccggcccctataaggaggcagtctcctctcggtgatggtcacggggcgacctaagggggttgagactgcgccgcacactaccgtcactctagcgcgttggcaccaggaggacgggacgacgcgtcggcggctgcgaaCTGCGATGCGGttcgcattttcgtcgtcgctgtcgtcgccgaacatactgtggaagagcaacccggtcggcggtgtatcgcgttccgacctggcaggctggttctggcccagcggggtatcccggaacaccagcggcatcgcccgggcggcctggtagagccgccgtaccgcggagaccgacgtcattggtcgtcgactatcgcctcgacgacccgtcggtcgggtgtcctcggggtggcgccgcgtgtctggttgtagtgttgaccgcgggaacccccttaCTCTGTCCGGGTTTTGTCCTTTTGTCCCcgaacggagatcggacgtcggatgtaagagtgcaggggagtcgtttagtgggtgggccataaaattccttgggcccgcggtctgctccaacaccttgcagatcgttgatcccacataccccgcgcgccccctaggcgcggggacctcgtaggaggttcggctaccggcccgaaaaaaaagagGCATACTATACACACATACTTTCTATTCGCCACAGCCTTTTGTCCCGCTGCATCGAATCCTGGGCTCTCAAAAATTCTGGTGTCATTTGTTACTTCATCTTTTTCTCATTTGCATGTTTAAAGCTAAAGATGAGATAAAAAATTTACACACTATTTTTGTAAATTGCCATTAGGACTGGTTAGTTTTCATTTAAATCAAACCAAATTTCCCAAAATGAATGCTGTCGAAATTTAGTATCTATTATTTAAATCGATACATTTTTAAATCTGGTTTTCCTGCTGTTTCACCCAGATTAGATTCATAGTCTTAAGGTCTTTTGCCGGTATAAGCGGACAAAAAATTAAAGGTGACAATATAAAACATCAATTGTCATTCGCACTAGTTttgttgaatttacataaacatTGCGCGAAATACAACAAATAGTGAACACAATATTACCCAAATCATTCTAAAATGGAATGTACTAGCGCTACTGCTATGTTTGGTACGTGCAGATGTTGTTCGGCTTTAGGAAGTCACCTGGATATCTTAAAAGAGTACCACAACGACGGAGTCAAAGAGGTTTTCTACGATATGTTTGTGAAATGTTTTGATTACTTTGTAAGTCAAAATTATATCAGATATATAATGTTCCTTGGACACTCGTGGCCTATCTGAGATGTTGATTCGAGTACCTGTGCAGGTGCTTTGTGAAGTTACAAATGTATGTAAAGACAGACTGGAAACTTGTTTTGACACTAACTTCTTATTTCAATTTCCTTGTTAcgaaaaacttacaaaatatacatacaaaaaaaggatcacttttaagaatattaaattattattaaattctataGTTAGATTAAACGACACTTGAAGAAGAATATGAAATAACATTGAATTTTAGAATATATTAtcattactttaaaattttgtatttttttttggacaCCCGAGATGTCTGTGCTTA harbors:
- the LOC101745566 gene encoding zinc finger protein 37 isoform X3, with the translated sequence MDTEVRMYFGRCRCCLEYGYLKYMFFEHKHRGQVEIYGEMLKNCFNFSWIQLDTEDYNQICDPCIKKLREACSFRNLVIRSQKQLLDEICNSEEPAIKVEYINEVEQDSLLEPVQWEGNKVSMTTRAKRKLLNRQAFDEDDSENPVNTKRKAQDDKSNYYDIEDRVLYVKLDEFSGKQTVVPKSEVLEMDSQEIEEMMQNNDLPGRGVYEEVEYLDEEFTDNEKKVKSVRTSRKRAKKLPGAEHNEEQLGYKEEDLKSGVEAVRNNRMSRLEAVAFYNLSLKTLDAKLNMHEKSKRKSVSRKKSLVVVENEEALTEVRQDDKIGFEKGTYVEIEYLEEDAADNVQEENDVKPVANVTRKWPKKLPRAERNKRYLQYTEDDLRNAVDDVKNNKMTRLEAAEFYKVPRKTLDAKLRTEDESIDPAREEMYKFIKEIKEILTFTNATPYRSKMTTFSCAYCTEVYFHAADELRNHTRMNHIDERTKKVDLMMRPHSMNETLKLDINNLMCVVCCIPINDWNDMFRHLKNTHGTVFTYAHKRLIPYILNQEPDCVLCKQHFTNYVQLDVHMNSHYDNYVCDDCGQTFISAARLKNHSKKHDLGKYSCKYCNKVFTLKHYVKKHEAVVHKSKVHYKCYHCPERLPSDKERKEHIEANHREKVKEITCDICGKIFNWRQYYIGHLRKVHGDRKYACTACDKKFAQRDDLKRHIEARHKGLQRIKNHICPVCDKRYSSKSALVTHFRIHSNDDEKIVEADKIFK
- the LOC101745566 gene encoding protein suppressor of hairy wing isoform X2, which translates into the protein MDTEVRMYFGRCRCCLEYGYLKYMFFEHKHRGQVEIYGEMLKNCFNFSWIQLDTEDYNQICDPCIKKLREACSFRNLVIRSQKQLLDEICNSEEPAIKVEYINEVEQDSLLEPVQWEGNKVSMTTRAKRKLLNRQAFDEDDSENPVNTKRKAQDDKSNYYDIEDRVLYVKLDEWKQTVVPKSEVLEMDSQEIEEMMQNNDLPGRGVYEEVEYLDEEFTDNGEQEKKVKSVRTSRKRAKKLPGAEHNEEQLGYKEEDLKSGVEAVRNNRMSRLEAVAFYNLSLKTLDAKLNMHEKSKRKSVSRKKSLVVVENEEALTEVRQDDKIGFEKGTYVEIEYLEEDAADNVQEENDVKPVANVTRKWPKKLPRAERNKRYLQYTEDDLRNAVDDVKNNKMTRLEAAEFYKVPRKTLDAKLRTEDESIDPAREEMYKFIKEIKEILTFTNATPYRSKMTTFSCAYCTEVYFHAADELRNHTRMNHIDERTKKVDLMMRPHSMNETLKLDINNLMCVVCCIPINDWNDMFRHLKNTHGTVFTYAHKRLIPYILNQEPDCVLCKQHFTNYVQLDVHMNSHYDNYVCDDCGQTFISAARLKNHSKKHDLGKYSCKYCNKVFTLKHYVKKHEAVVHKSKVHYKCYHCPERLPSDKERKEHIEANHREKVKEITCDICGKIFNWRQYYIGHLRKVHGDRKYACTACDKKFAQRDDLKRHIEARHKGLQRIKNHICPVCDKRYSSKSALVTHFRIHSNDDEKIVEADKIFK
- the LOC101745566 gene encoding protein suppressor of hairy wing isoform X1, giving the protein MDTEVRMYFGRCRCCLEYGYLKYMFFEHKHRGQVEIYGEMLKNCFNFSWIQLDTEDYNQICDPCIKKLREACSFRNLVIRSQKQLLDEICNSEEPAIKVEYINEVEQDSLLEPVQWEGNKVSMTTRAKRKLLNRQAFDEDDSENPVNTKRKAQDDKSNYYDIEDRVLYVKLDEFSGKQTVVPKSEVLEMDSQEIEEMMQNNDLPGRGVYEEVEYLDEEFTDNGEQEKKVKSVRTSRKRAKKLPGAEHNEEQLGYKEEDLKSGVEAVRNNRMSRLEAVAFYNLSLKTLDAKLNMHEKSKRKSVSRKKSLVVVENEEALTEVRQDDKIGFEKGTYVEIEYLEEDAADNVQEENDVKPVANVTRKWPKKLPRAERNKRYLQYTEDDLRNAVDDVKNNKMTRLEAAEFYKVPRKTLDAKLRTEDESIDPAREEMYKFIKEIKEILTFTNATPYRSKMTTFSCAYCTEVYFHAADELRNHTRMNHIDERTKKVDLMMRPHSMNETLKLDINNLMCVVCCIPINDWNDMFRHLKNTHGTVFTYAHKRLIPYILNQEPDCVLCKQHFTNYVQLDVHMNSHYDNYVCDDCGQTFISAARLKNHSKKHDLGKYSCKYCNKVFTLKHYVKKHEAVVHKSKVHYKCYHCPERLPSDKERKEHIEANHREKVKEITCDICGKIFNWRQYYIGHLRKVHGDRKYACTACDKKFAQRDDLKRHIEARHKGLQRIKNHICPVCDKRYSSKSALVTHFRIHSNDDEKIVEADKIFK